A genomic segment from Lutibacter sp. A80 encodes:
- a CDS encoding glycoside hydrolase family 10 protein — MSNKLSLFFVLTIVMLLFLNCSSSKSTSPYISQNMPTVEREFRAAWIASVANINWPSKPGLSSEEQKNEVIVLLNVLQKNNLNAAVIQIRPQGDALYKSNLEPWSYYLTGSQGKAPEPYYDPLEFWIEQAHLRGIELHAWLNPYRAHHVSGGPVTDASIVKKHANLAVHLETGYWWLDPSKQETQDHSYNVVMDIVKRYNIDGIHFDDYFYPYPEYNNNKDFPDDESWNLYTQNGGKLSRADWRRDNVNKFIKRVYKGIKKEKASVKFGISPFGFWRPHYPASVTVGFDQYNALYADAKLWLNKGWVDYYTPQLYWPINRIELSFPVLLNWWNNENYKNRHIWPGMSIGRLKGESAIDETFNQIMITRGMISEAPGQVLWNIKPLITSPELAAAILDGPYKKQALTPKYPWLNKKTPLTPSVNTTVENDTVSVRWNHKNKDEIAHWIVYTKYGTVWSYAIYGSLIESINIPLKITDKKDLAVSKTGGKELIKTLNTIAVSAVDKFGNESESVKIIDLEF, encoded by the coding sequence ATGTCTAATAAATTAAGTCTGTTTTTTGTTTTAACAATTGTAATGTTACTTTTTTTAAATTGCAGTAGTAGTAAATCAACATCGCCTTATATTTCTCAAAATATGCCCACGGTCGAAAGAGAATTTAGAGCTGCATGGATTGCTTCTGTTGCTAATATAAATTGGCCAAGTAAACCAGGCTTATCTTCCGAAGAACAAAAAAATGAAGTTATAGTATTATTGAATGTGCTTCAAAAAAATAATTTAAATGCGGCTGTAATACAAATTAGACCACAGGGAGATGCACTGTATAAAAGCAATTTAGAACCTTGGTCTTATTATTTAACGGGTTCGCAAGGTAAAGCACCTGAACCTTATTACGATCCGCTTGAATTTTGGATTGAACAAGCGCATTTAAGAGGAATTGAGTTACACGCTTGGTTAAATCCTTACAGAGCGCATCATGTAAGTGGAGGGCCTGTTACAGATGCTTCTATAGTTAAAAAACACGCTAATTTGGCTGTTCATTTAGAAACAGGGTATTGGTGGTTAGATCCAAGTAAGCAAGAAACACAGGATCATAGTTATAATGTAGTTATGGACATTGTAAAAAGGTATAATATTGATGGAATTCATTTTGATGATTATTTTTACCCTTATCCAGAATACAATAACAATAAAGATTTTCCTGATGATGAAAGTTGGAATTTATATACACAAAATGGTGGAAAATTGTCAAGAGCCGATTGGCGTAGAGATAATGTAAATAAATTTATTAAACGGGTTTATAAAGGTATAAAAAAAGAAAAGGCAAGTGTTAAGTTTGGTATCAGTCCATTTGGTTTTTGGCGTCCACATTATCCAGCTTCAGTAACTGTAGGTTTCGATCAGTATAACGCATTGTATGCAGATGCTAAATTATGGTTAAATAAAGGTTGGGTAGATTATTATACACCTCAATTATATTGGCCAATTAATAGAATAGAACTTAGTTTTCCGGTATTACTAAATTGGTGGAATAATGAAAATTATAAAAACCGCCATATTTGGCCTGGAATGAGTATAGGCCGTTTAAAAGGTGAAAGTGCTATAGATGAGACTTTCAATCAAATTATGATAACAAGAGGAATGATTTCTGAAGCGCCTGGACAAGTATTATGGAATATAAAACCCTTGATTACTTCGCCTGAATTGGCAGCGGCAATATTAGATGGTCCCTATAAAAAACAAGCTTTAACTCCAAAATACCCTTGGTTAAATAAAAAAACTCCATTAACGCCAAGTGTTAATACTACTGTTGAAAATGATACAGTATCTGTTAGATGGAATCATAAAAATAAGGATGAAATTGCGCACTGGATTGTTTATACTAAATATGGAACAGTATGGAGTTATGCAATTTATGGAAGCTTAATTGAATCTATAAACATACCATTAAAAATAACTGATAAAAAAGATTTGGCTGTTTCTAAAACTGGAGGTAAAGAGCTAATTAAAACCTTAAACACTATAGCTGTGTCTGCTGTAGATAAATTTGGAAATGAAAGTGAATCTGTTAAAATAATAGATTTAGAATTTTAA
- a CDS encoding glycoside hydrolase family 97 protein, producing the protein MNKRNSKTTIFLILLVLSLLLNACSEGQEIYKIESPNSEVKLSLKELKGDLFYTLNWQNENIIDTSKLSIKPNAKIEIIKAELKSSDTTWKPTWGQFSEIRDYYNELILTVEIDKIKGKLLVRAYNGGVGFRFDLDDVKIDDQLNFYSEYNLSNTDILYYTTGGTQPKGPFKLNSLKNSNDKQKMGIPVVVEKSFKKYLSILESDLISTKGFQTMKIDFDKHTEKLISKSETNNQEGKVVTPWKVVLLGETAGDLVTSSVTLNLATPNKIENSDWIKPGKTLWDWRVHGYTASDGFKYGVNTESYKRFIDFAAEKKIEYFLIDANWYTKTNKGSFNIAKELDFQEVINYAAKKEVDLLLYYDRHKGDYGDDKLFSYFKSLDMKGIKYGFMGNNPDFSREAILKSVENKLLIDFHDSPVPFTGVQRTYPNAITREYCHAQQDYRKSFTPETFIKMALINAVQGPLDMNNGNFDLIGINKGDRQKGPKKTNSYFSTVTSEVARTLIIFSGLVCIPDAPESYEAKADLFEFIQKMPVGKWDESKVLNAAIGKNITTARRYGKEWFIGSVIDQKGGTLNIKLDFLEEGKDYEVTFYEDTAETHCKTNPEAYQIRKGIVKKGDLIKAILAPGGGHCMWIHPKIME; encoded by the coding sequence ATGAATAAAAGAAACTCGAAAACAACTATTTTTTTAATTTTATTAGTACTCAGTTTATTGTTAAATGCCTGTTCCGAAGGACAAGAAATTTATAAAATTGAATCTCCAAACTCTGAAGTAAAATTAAGTTTAAAAGAACTAAAAGGAGACTTGTTTTATACTTTAAATTGGCAAAATGAAAATATTATTGATACATCAAAATTGTCAATTAAACCAAATGCTAAAATTGAAATTATTAAAGCAGAACTTAAATCGTCTGATACTACGTGGAAACCTACTTGGGGACAATTTAGTGAAATTAGAGATTATTATAACGAATTAATTTTAACGGTTGAAATTGATAAAATTAAAGGAAAACTTCTTGTAAGAGCTTACAATGGAGGAGTTGGTTTTAGATTTGATTTAGATGATGTAAAAATAGATGATCAATTAAATTTCTATAGCGAATACAATCTTTCTAATACAGATATTCTTTATTATACAACCGGAGGTACGCAGCCTAAAGGGCCTTTTAAATTAAACAGCCTTAAAAATTCTAATGATAAGCAGAAAATGGGCATACCGGTTGTAGTGGAAAAATCATTTAAAAAATACCTTTCTATTTTAGAGTCAGATTTAATTTCTACAAAAGGATTTCAAACAATGAAAATTGATTTTGATAAACATACCGAAAAATTAATTTCTAAAAGTGAAACTAATAATCAAGAAGGGAAAGTAGTAACACCTTGGAAAGTAGTTTTGTTAGGTGAAACTGCAGGAGATTTAGTAACTAGCTCTGTAACATTAAATTTAGCAACTCCTAATAAAATTGAAAATTCAGATTGGATAAAACCAGGTAAAACTTTATGGGATTGGCGTGTTCATGGTTATACAGCCTCTGATGGCTTTAAATATGGTGTAAATACAGAAAGTTATAAGCGATTTATAGACTTTGCAGCTGAAAAAAAGATTGAATATTTTTTAATTGATGCAAATTGGTATACAAAAACAAACAAAGGTAGTTTTAATATTGCTAAAGAATTAGACTTCCAAGAAGTTATTAATTATGCCGCAAAAAAAGAGGTAGATTTATTACTTTACTATGATAGGCATAAAGGAGATTATGGAGATGATAAATTGTTTTCGTATTTTAAATCTTTAGACATGAAAGGAATAAAATATGGTTTTATGGGAAATAATCCAGATTTTTCTAGAGAAGCCATACTTAAAAGTGTTGAAAATAAATTGTTAATCGATTTTCATGATAGCCCAGTACCTTTTACAGGTGTACAAAGAACCTATCCGAATGCAATAACAAGAGAATATTGCCATGCTCAACAAGATTATAGAAAGTCTTTTACTCCAGAAACATTTATTAAAATGGCACTAATTAATGCCGTTCAAGGACCATTAGATATGAATAATGGAAACTTTGATTTAATTGGAATTAATAAAGGAGATAGACAAAAAGGCCCCAAAAAAACAAACTCTTATTTTTCTACGGTAACTTCTGAAGTTGCAAGAACTTTAATTATTTTTAGTGGATTGGTCTGTATTCCTGATGCACCGGAATCTTATGAAGCAAAAGCAGATTTATTCGAGTTTATTCAAAAAATGCCAGTTGGTAAATGGGATGAAAGCAAAGTTTTAAACGCTGCTATTGGTAAAAATATTACAACAGCACGTCGTTACGGAAAAGAATGGTTTATAGGTAGTGTAATTGATCAAAAAGGAGGAACGCTAAATATTAAATTAGATTTTCTTGAAGAAGGTAAAGATTATGAGGTTACTTTTTATGAAGATACTGCAGAAACGCATTGCAAAACCAATCCAGAAGCATATCAAATTAGAAAAGGGATTGTTAAAAAAGGAGATTTAATTAAAGCAATATTAGCTCCTGGTGGAGGGCATTGTATGTGGATTCATCCAAAAATTATGGAATAA
- a CDS encoding PDZ domain-containing protein — MKVKELFDVCLMILCVVSISHITYAQDVKTVNVFVSKVGSNINAGSEQKPFSKISNAIEKAKQIKFQDSKTNIIINILPGDYYLSEPLIIPSILSGISIKGTKASEVSIKGSKVLNLTWEKYDNNIFVTDVPENSDFDQLLVNGVPQILARYPNYNEDSRYWQGYASDAISKERVASWKNPEGAYFNASHAGRWGGFHYVITGVNKDGTPILEGGQQNNRMSKPHKEYRMVENVFEELDSPGEWYLDKKNSKLYYWPLDVISINTSKYEVSVLKDLIKVVGTLNNPVKNVSISEITFKNTERTFMETYEPLLRSDWTIYRGSALFFEGTENCKVENSVFTNLSGNVIMASKYNKGIEVKGNHIHNCGASAISFIGDASAVRSPSFNYTEFVSISEMDTIAGPKNELYPRECLVENNLIHRIGRIEKQTAGVQISMSMDITVRNNSIYDVPRAGINISEGTWGGHIIEYNDVFNTVLETNDHGSFNSWGRDRFWHPNRNVLDSLIIAKPTMYKWDAIKTTIIRNNRFRCDHGWDVDLDDGSSNYHIYNNLMLNKGLKLREGFNRLVENNIMVNNSFHPHVWFVNSEDVFKRNIVSGAYKDIRLSGWGKELDYNLFPTEVALLKSQIHNRDIHSIYGNPMFKDPANLDFSVAENSPALKIGFKNYPMDRFGVQKPSLKAIAKSPKVPIIEKITENKKENSSAVVWLKNKIKSVESKEEQSAYGLNSAEGVIVLEVFKENPAVKNNGLKIGDVILKASEKKIKTVNDFLKVNVENTNGKIDLLIMRNQLEKEISINIK; from the coding sequence ATGAAAGTGAAAGAATTATTTGATGTGTGTTTAATGATACTTTGTGTCGTTTCTATAAGTCACATTACGTATGCACAAGACGTGAAAACGGTGAATGTATTTGTTTCAAAAGTAGGTTCAAATATTAATGCTGGAAGTGAACAAAAACCATTTTCAAAAATTTCGAACGCAATTGAAAAAGCAAAGCAAATTAAGTTTCAAGATTCTAAAACTAATATAATTATAAATATACTTCCTGGTGATTATTATCTATCAGAACCATTAATAATACCTTCAATATTAAGTGGTATTAGTATAAAAGGAACTAAAGCTTCAGAAGTTAGTATTAAGGGGTCTAAAGTGTTAAATCTTACTTGGGAAAAATATGATAATAATATTTTTGTAACTGATGTTCCTGAAAACTCAGATTTTGATCAATTATTAGTGAATGGAGTTCCACAAATTTTAGCACGCTATCCAAATTATAATGAAGATAGTCGTTATTGGCAAGGCTATGCTTCAGATGCAATTTCTAAGGAACGTGTAGCGTCTTGGAAAAATCCTGAAGGAGCCTATTTTAATGCTTCTCATGCTGGTAGATGGGGCGGTTTTCATTATGTAATTACGGGTGTAAATAAAGATGGAACTCCTATTTTAGAAGGCGGACAGCAAAACAATCGTATGTCTAAACCTCATAAAGAATATCGTATGGTTGAAAATGTTTTTGAAGAATTAGACAGTCCAGGTGAATGGTATTTAGATAAAAAAAATAGCAAACTTTATTATTGGCCTTTAGATGTAATTTCTATAAATACCTCAAAATATGAGGTGTCAGTACTTAAAGATTTAATTAAGGTAGTAGGTACATTAAATAACCCAGTAAAAAATGTATCTATTTCAGAAATTACTTTTAAAAATACCGAACGTACTTTTATGGAAACCTACGAACCTTTATTAAGAAGTGATTGGACAATCTACAGAGGAAGTGCATTGTTTTTTGAAGGAACTGAAAATTGTAAGGTAGAAAATAGTGTTTTTACGAACTTGAGTGGTAATGTTATTATGGCAAGTAAGTATAACAAAGGTATAGAAGTCAAAGGAAATCATATACATAATTGTGGCGCAAGTGCTATTTCTTTTATTGGAGATGCTTCAGCTGTTAGGTCTCCATCTTTTAATTATACCGAATTTGTATCAATTTCAGAAATGGATACTATTGCTGGACCTAAAAACGAATTGTATCCTAGAGAATGTTTAGTTGAAAATAATTTAATTCATCGGATTGGTAGAATTGAAAAGCAAACCGCAGGTGTTCAAATTTCCATGTCTATGGATATTACAGTGCGTAATAATAGCATTTATGATGTACCTAGAGCCGGAATTAATATTAGTGAAGGAACTTGGGGCGGACATATAATTGAATATAACGATGTGTTTAATACTGTTTTAGAAACTAATGACCATGGCTCATTTAATTCTTGGGGTAGAGATCGGTTTTGGCATCCAAATCGTAATGTGTTAGATAGTTTAATTATTGCAAAACCAACTATGTATAAGTGGGATGCTATTAAAACTACCATTATTAGAAATAATCGTTTTCGTTGTGATCACGGCTGGGATGTAGATTTAGACGATGGTTCTTCAAACTACCATATTTATAATAATTTAATGCTAAATAAAGGGCTTAAATTACGTGAAGGCTTCAATCGTTTGGTTGAAAATAATATTATGGTTAATAATTCCTTCCATCCACATGTTTGGTTTGTAAATAGCGAAGATGTTTTTAAAAGAAATATTGTTTCAGGAGCATATAAAGATATTCGTTTATCGGGTTGGGGAAAAGAACTTGACTACAATCTTTTTCCTACTGAAGTAGCCTTGCTAAAATCTCAAATTCACAATAGAGATATTCATAGTATTTATGGAAATCCAATGTTTAAAGATCCGGCTAACTTAGATTTTTCGGTTGCTGAAAATTCACCAGCATTAAAAATAGGATTTAAAAACTACCCAATGGATAGGTTTGGTGTTCAAAAGCCTAGTTTAAAGGCCATTGCTAAATCTCCTAAAGTTCCAATTATTGAAAAAATTACAGAAAATAAAAAGGAAAATAGTTCTGCAGTAGTGTGGTTAAAAAATAAGATTAAAAGTGTTGAATCTAAAGAAGAACAATCTGCTTACGGTTTAAATTCAGCTGAAGGTGTAATTGTATTAGAAGTTTTTAAAGAGAATCCTGCAGTAAAAAACAACGGCCTTAAAATAGGTGATGTTATTTTAAAAGCTTCAGAAAAAAAGATTAAAACAGTTAACGATTTTTTAAAAGTTAATGTAGAAAATACCAATGGTAAAATAGACTTACTTATTATGAGAAATCAATTAGAAAAAGAAATATCAATTAATATTAAGTGA
- a CDS encoding alpha-L-fucosidase, whose amino-acid sequence MKIKKLYNICLVILCCMFFNSTSYAQEIKKPYDGSWESLQKMQVPAWFDDGKIGIFIHWGPYSVIGHRKGNRGYAEHGPKILYEDPAYYYPYMKERWGANPPDFGYKDIIPEFKAENWNPEEWAELFAEVGAKYVVLTAEHHDGWANWDSELTPWNSVDMGPKRDIVGDLGKAVRKKGLKYAPSYHRERHTGFFATQKYVVNGEPRPDIVEEIKRVPKAASLYGPFTYSKEFVDDYVARWKEIQDKYQPDFLWIDDIPIFTRDGNNAAKAIFKPEIQYYYDQLRLMITDFMNNGAAKGQEVYLNNKGGNRNWPDGVGALEKDNLRLKVIGPKWQSCTTFGTSFGYLAEEEDSNYPFKKKSVSDVIHEMVEIISRNGNFLINIGPKGDGTIPEWQVERLKAMGKWLKINGEAIYGSRYWKITHQDNENLSFTTNGKNLYAIKTTKPLNSFIIEGTKGWKKRTVKSVSLIGSESKVKWKMTSEGLSITPPKDLGESMYAWSFKIVTKKEQYHPNVIQKDASKALKGTKKVDIDGFDRD is encoded by the coding sequence ATGAAAATAAAAAAATTGTATAATATCTGTTTAGTTATATTATGTTGTATGTTTTTCAATAGTACTTCTTATGCACAAGAAATAAAAAAGCCTTACGATGGTAGTTGGGAATCACTTCAAAAAATGCAAGTTCCAGCTTGGTTTGATGATGGAAAAATAGGAATTTTTATCCACTGGGGGCCATATTCTGTAATTGGTCATAGAAAAGGAAATAGAGGTTATGCAGAACACGGACCTAAGATTTTGTATGAAGATCCAGCATATTATTATCCATATATGAAAGAACGTTGGGGAGCAAATCCACCAGACTTTGGATATAAAGATATAATCCCAGAATTTAAAGCAGAAAATTGGAATCCAGAAGAATGGGCAGAATTATTTGCCGAAGTAGGTGCAAAATATGTTGTTTTAACAGCTGAACATCACGATGGTTGGGCAAATTGGGATTCAGAATTAACACCATGGAACTCAGTTGATATGGGGCCAAAAAGAGACATTGTTGGAGATTTAGGGAAAGCGGTACGTAAAAAAGGTTTAAAATATGCACCTTCTTACCACAGAGAAAGACATACTGGTTTTTTTGCAACACAAAAATATGTGGTTAATGGAGAGCCAAGACCAGATATTGTTGAAGAAATAAAACGTGTACCCAAAGCAGCATCACTTTATGGACCATTTACGTATAGTAAAGAATTTGTTGATGATTATGTAGCGCGTTGGAAAGAAATTCAAGATAAATACCAACCAGATTTTTTATGGATAGACGATATTCCAATCTTTACGCGTGATGGAAATAATGCGGCAAAAGCAATATTTAAACCAGAAATTCAATATTATTATGATCAATTAAGGTTAATGATAACCGATTTTATGAATAATGGAGCTGCAAAAGGACAAGAAGTTTATTTAAATAATAAAGGAGGAAATAGAAACTGGCCAGATGGAGTTGGAGCTTTAGAAAAAGATAATTTAAGATTAAAAGTAATAGGACCAAAATGGCAAAGCTGTACAACATTTGGTACTTCATTTGGTTATTTAGCAGAGGAAGAAGATTCTAATTATCCATTTAAAAAGAAATCTGTATCAGATGTTATTCATGAAATGGTAGAAATTATTAGTCGTAATGGAAATTTCTTAATTAATATAGGACCTAAAGGAGATGGAACCATTCCAGAATGGCAAGTAGAGCGCTTAAAGGCTATGGGGAAATGGTTAAAAATTAATGGAGAAGCTATTTATGGTTCTAGATATTGGAAAATAACGCATCAAGACAATGAAAACTTATCTTTTACAACAAATGGAAAAAATTTATATGCTATTAAAACAACTAAACCATTAAACTCATTTATAATTGAAGGTACTAAAGGTTGGAAAAAAAGAACTGTAAAATCGGTTAGTTTAATAGGATCTGAAAGTAAAGTTAAATGGAAAATGACTTCAGAAGGACTTTCAATTACACCTCCAAAAGACTTAGGAGAAAGTATGTATGCATGGTCGTTTAAAATTGTAACAAAAAAGGAACAATATCATCCTAATGTAATTCAAAAAGATGCTTCAAAAGCATTAAAAGGAACAAAAAAAGTAGATATAGACGGGTTTGACAGAGATTAA
- a CDS encoding family 43 glycosylhydrolase, which produces MKNVFFFIFLIAFIVSSCKAQNPILKKTDPGFIYAADPAAEVFNGKVYVYSSRDVPDAVNFSTMQDYVVLESSDLKTWINHGVVLKPREYTWAHGQMNAPDVAYKNGWYYFYFPYNKTHIGVAKSRTPIGPWQEAVSDKITTIFDPTVFVDDDGQAYIYGNDHKVNIGEPGAHIMGAKLKDNMIELDGPWVRLSEEIVSEAVHIFKRNGIYYFNARVGPVTKYWMADMPLPQYATLKGTLAPDASNAPNHASAIEFNNEWYFFYHRGDVNDGSFHRRSACFEKMTFREDGTIVPIEYTLENDKIEK; this is translated from the coding sequence ATGAAAAACGTATTTTTTTTTATTTTTTTAATTGCATTTATTGTTAGTAGTTGCAAAGCTCAAAATCCAATTTTAAAGAAAACAGACCCTGGATTTATTTATGCTGCAGATCCTGCTGCTGAGGTTTTTAATGGGAAGGTGTATGTTTATTCATCTAGAGATGTTCCAGATGCAGTAAACTTTAGCACTATGCAAGACTATGTTGTTTTAGAATCTTCAGATTTAAAAACTTGGATAAATCACGGAGTGGTTTTAAAACCAAGAGAATATACTTGGGCTCATGGGCAAATGAATGCTCCAGATGTGGCTTATAAAAACGGTTGGTATTATTTCTATTTCCCTTATAATAAAACACATATTGGTGTAGCAAAAAGTAGAACTCCAATTGGTCCTTGGCAAGAAGCAGTTTCAGATAAGATTACAACTATTTTCGATCCTACAGTTTTTGTAGATGATGATGGTCAAGCTTATATTTATGGAAATGACCATAAAGTAAATATTGGCGAACCAGGAGCACATATTATGGGTGCAAAGTTAAAAGATAATATGATAGAACTTGATGGTCCTTGGGTTCGATTGAGTGAAGAAATTGTAAGCGAAGCAGTGCATATATTTAAAAGAAATGGTATTTATTATTTTAATGCAAGAGTAGGACCTGTTACTAAATATTGGATGGCAGACATGCCTTTACCACAATACGCAACCTTAAAGGGAACATTAGCACCTGATGCTTCTAATGCACCTAATCATGCATCTGCTATAGAATTTAATAACGAATGGTATTTCTTTTACCATAGAGGAGATGTTAATGATGGTTCATTTCATCGTAGATCCGCTTGTTTTGAAAAAATGACATTTCGAGAAGATGGAACAATAGTCCCAATTGAGTATACATTAGAAAATGACAAAATTGAGAAATAA
- a CDS encoding arylsulfatase — MRTIAHQLIIICFISFLFNSCSSQKEGNIKEHNNPNIIYILADDLGYGDIQSFNPEGKIPTPNIDKMAANGVMFTDAHTSSSVCTPTRYGILTGRYNWRSSLKSGVLGGYSKSLITPNRTTVADLLKTQGYTTAFIGKWHLGWDWQFNTETEVKQINSLHTIQDVNYKAPIKNGPSTHGFDYSFGFCGSLDMPPYVYVENDYATMEPTKTTINKDSKGFWRQGPTSNDFVHETVLQDLTNKAINYIEEKSKADKPFFLYFPLPAPHTPILPSEEFLGKSKTNAYGDFVMQVDDVVRQIRETLKKQGVSENTLLVFTSDNGCSPRADFKELEKVAHDPSYVFRGMKADIYEGGHHVPFVVEWPNKALKNSSSNQIICTTDFFATCADITGYQIKDSEAEDSYSMLSLITNNNTKDTREYTVHHSINGSFAIRQGDWKLCVSKGSAGWSYPKPQEIKNKNLDLPEMQLFNLKDDIGETKNLMAEYPKKAAELKEALKKIILEGRSTKGTIQTNEEMDNWKQIEPIIN; from the coding sequence ATGAGAACAATTGCTCACCAACTAATTATTATATGTTTTATTTCTTTTCTTTTTAACAGCTGTTCGTCGCAAAAGGAAGGAAATATAAAAGAACATAACAATCCTAATATTATCTACATTTTAGCCGATGATTTAGGTTATGGTGATATACAAAGTTTTAATCCTGAAGGAAAAATTCCAACTCCAAATATTGATAAAATGGCTGCTAACGGAGTTATGTTTACCGATGCGCATACATCATCCTCTGTTTGTACACCAACTAGATATGGAATTTTAACAGGACGTTATAATTGGCGTAGTAGTTTAAAAAGTGGGGTACTTGGTGGGTATTCAAAATCGTTAATTACACCAAATAGAACCACAGTTGCAGATTTATTAAAAACACAAGGTTATACTACTGCGTTTATTGGTAAATGGCACTTGGGTTGGGACTGGCAATTTAATACAGAAACTGAAGTAAAACAAATAAACAGCTTGCATACAATACAAGATGTAAATTATAAGGCGCCAATTAAAAATGGACCATCTACACATGGGTTCGATTATTCATTTGGCTTTTGTGGTTCTTTAGATATGCCTCCGTATGTTTATGTAGAAAATGATTATGCAACCATGGAACCAACAAAAACAACTATTAATAAAGATTCAAAGGGTTTTTGGAGGCAAGGACCTACTTCAAATGATTTTGTTCATGAAACTGTTTTACAAGATTTAACTAACAAAGCTATTAATTATATTGAAGAGAAATCTAAAGCAGATAAACCTTTCTTTTTATATTTTCCATTACCCGCTCCACACACACCTATTTTACCTTCAGAAGAATTTTTAGGAAAAAGTAAAACCAATGCGTATGGTGATTTTGTAATGCAAGTAGATGATGTTGTGCGTCAAATTAGAGAAACACTTAAAAAACAAGGTGTTTCAGAAAACACATTATTAGTATTTACTAGTGATAATGGATGTTCTCCTAGAGCTGATTTTAAGGAACTTGAAAAAGTAGCACACGATCCTAGTTATGTTTTTAGAGGTATGAAAGCGGATATTTATGAAGGAGGACATCATGTTCCTTTTGTAGTTGAATGGCCAAATAAGGCATTAAAAAATTCTAGTTCAAATCAAATTATTTGCACTACGGACTTTTTTGCAACTTGTGCCGATATTACAGGGTATCAAATTAAAGATTCTGAAGCTGAAGATAGTTATAGTATGTTATCTTTAATAACTAACAATAATACTAAAGATACAAGAGAATATACGGTACACCATTCTATTAATGGTTCTTTTGCAATTAGGCAGGGAGATTGGAAATTGTGTGTCTCTAAGGGTTCTGCAGGTTGGAGTTATCCTAAACCTCAAGAAATAAAAAATAAAAATTTAGATTTACCTGAAATGCAATTATTTAATTTGAAAGATGATATTGGTGAAACTAAAAATCTAATGGCCGAATATCCAAAAAAGGCAGCTGAACTAAAAGAAGCATTAAAGAAAATTATTTTAGAAGGTAGAAGTACCAAAGGAACTATCCAAACAAATGAAGAAATGGATAATTGGAAGCAAATAGAGCCAATAATTAATTAA